A region of the Candidatus Binataceae bacterium genome:
GCTTGTACACCAGCACGCTCTTTAAATTGGTGTCGGTAATCGCCAGGACATTGTTCTTGGGATCCACCGCAATCCCGTTAAATTCTGGATAGGGATCACCCAACCGCCGGCAGGCCGGAATATTGCCGCCGGGAATGCCGGGAGCGATCTTATCGAAGACTTGCTTGAGCGCATTGTCCGCACTGCTGTGCTTGCGTTCCTGCGCGGCGGCCTGGGTGGGCCCCAGCCCTACCGCCAGCAACGCCAGTAGCGCAGCCGTGCCAAGCCCAAACGGCGTCTGCTTAGCCGACCATCTCATTGGCCACCCTCCCAAAGCGTCATGCCTCAGCCGGGCGCTGAAGCTTCAATGTCAGCGGACTATCTTCAGTCCCCAAACCCAGCCGCCTGCCTGAACAGACGGCGGTCAGACCCCAAAAATTCGCGGCGCCCTGGTCCCTTAGTGACTCCAGGTGTCCTTGATCGGCCCACTACCCAGACCTCCCTGACCCGGCACGCCTAAGAGCTGCGGAACTTGAAAGGCAAATATGCCATTGCGCCCGCCGTCACCGGTGAACAACTCCCCATCAGGAGGATCCAGGGCGATGCTGGCTGGATGCAGCAGGTCGCTGGCCGCGCCGCGGATATAGGCGCGCGGCGGCACATCGCCGTTGTCGGTGAGGTTCCACACCCCAATAAAGCCAATCGGCGCCAGCCATGGCCGGGGTGGTCCGGTACAGCCCGGCAAAGGTGCGAAGCCGCCCCGATCGTAAGGTGGAAAATACCCGCTATTGAAGGCTACGGCAAAAATTTTGCCGTTATAGACAGCTACATGCCAGAGCGATTTGATCCCCGTGTGAGGCCCGGTTATGACTCCCAGCGGGACCACGTCGCCGCTGGCTCGGCGGTCGAACACAAAGATCGCCCCGCGATGCTTCTGGTCGCTGGCGGTAGCTACCACCACGTTGCGCACCGGGTCCACGGCGACCCCGATCACGCCGCCATACATTCCGGTTTTGGGGCCGCCAATATAGCGCAAGGGCGGGGTATTGCCGTTGGCGTCCCAAGGGTAGAACAAAATCCGGCTGGAGACCGAGTCGGCGACCACCAGCTCCTTGTGAACGTCATCGACTTCAAGCTGGAAAGGGCGATGGAGCTCGGTCTTGGGTCCCTGCAGGACCCGCAGCGGAGCGACTTCGCCATGAGCGCCAGCGGGAAAGGTTACGATTGCGGCGGCCAGCGGCTCGCTGGCCAGGATTAAATCGCGGGCCTTGTCGTAAGTGATGCCGTGAGCGGCGCGCGTCAGCTTGGTCTTCTGTCCTTGAATGATACGGACAGCATTAGTATTGCCACTTGCCAACCTGGCAAAGGCCGCGATCCGCGGATCGCTGACTCAATTGGGAACCAGCAATTCATCGCGTTTGCTGTCGTAGGCCATCGCCATCGGGTTGCCGAAGCCGGCGATCGCGGTGCCCTTGGGAGCGTTGCGAATGATCCGTTTGGGGCGGGCATCGCCGTCGGCATCGCTGTCGAAGACCAAGCCCGTGTGGCCGAAATTGGCGACCCACAGCTCGTGATGGATGGGATCAAACGCCACCCCCATCGGGGTGGTGATGCCAGTCCGCGGCCCTTTGATCTCGCGAATCGGCGCCACGTTGCCATTGGCCGTGCGCGAGTAGATGGTAATCGCATTGCTGGCCATGTTGGCCACCGCGATTTCATCGCGCTGGTCATCGACCGACACTCCCGCGGGCCAATCCATCCGGGTCTTGCTACCCTGAATCGTGCGCTGCGGCTTGGCGTTGCCCCGATCATCGGCCGAAAACACAGTTATCGAGGGCGGTTGATAGCGGCCGCCGCCCTGGTAATCGGGATCCCACGCCCCGCGCGCCCAGTTGCCGTGATTGGCGACGAAAATCTCGTCGTGGGTATCGTCCCAATAGACGCCATGGGGATCGGCTAGCCCCGTGTTGTCCCCTCGAATCTCACGCAGTGGTGGTTCGGCGCCATGAGCGCCCAGGCGAAAGAAAATCAGCTCTTCGTCGTGCTCAATCGCCAAGGCCATCTGATTGAGCTTGAGGCTGACGCCGATGCCGTACACCTCGTGCGGGGTGGCCAGAACGCGGGCCGCGTAGTCGCCATTGGCGCCGTAGGGAAAGGCCGCCACGTCGTCGCCGATATCATTTTCGCCGGCGTAGATCTCTTTATGTACTGGATCAATCGCAACTCCGGCGGCGAACGAAATGTAAGTGGCCGGCCCCATGATCTGTGCCAAGGGAGGAGTCACTTCGGGCGAATCCACAGAGCCCGCAGTGCGCCGATACACCAGCAGACTTTTGAGGTTGGTGTCGCTGAAGAGCACTATGTTGTTCTTCGGATCGACCGCAACCCCGTTGAACTCCGGATACATGTCTAACACGGCGCGGCAGGGTTGAATGTCGCCCCCGGGTATTCCAGCAAACAACTTGGCGAAATCAGTCTCCGCCTGGGCGCGGCTGCGCGAGGGCGAAGGATTGGCCGCCAACGCCGTCCATGCCGCGAACGCCAGTAGCGATATGGTCAGCGCAACGCCAACGAAATACTTGTTTGTCCAGATTACTTTCATGCCGCGGTTCACCCCATCTCCGAGCCTGCCACGCGCGCAATTCGGAAATGCTCCAATCGTGTGTAGTTTTCCAATTACACCGCGCCGCAGAAGTATACCAGACAGGATGGCGCTTTAAAAATCTGTTGGCACGAAGCTTGAGCCCAAAATGTCTGCGCAGTTTTCGCCAAAATTCGAAAAATTCTCGTTCGATAGCTTAATCGCGCCATCCGCTAACCGGCAGCGAAAAGAGGATTCAAATGGACGACAATCCCAGAAGAACATTGGGCGCGCCGAAAGTGCCACGCCAGTGCCGAGTTGACGCCGAAGGGCGATCGGGCTAATGACCACGTTTGTCAAGTCAGTTAAATTTACTAATTTCTGGTGGGTTTGGCTAAAAATGGGCATCAACATATGGCTGGAATAGAGGGACCATTCTGGAAGCTGCGTGCGGACCTTAGCAAGCAGCCCAAGCGCGAGCCGGGCCCGATTAATCTTCAGCGTTATACGGGCTCGATGGCCTACAGCGGAATCGCCACCTTCATGGGATTACCATTGGCGTTGACGCCGGAGGACCTCAAGGCCGGCAAAGTGGAAGTTGCCATCGTAGGTGCACCGGTCGATACCAGCTTCGGCCATCGTGGCGCCCAGTACGGCCCGCGCTACATTCGCGCCGATGAGCGCACGGTACCCTACATTCCCGCGATGCTCCAAAATCCCGATACCCGCGTCAAACCCTTCGAAGTCCTGACAGTAGTCGATTACGGCGATGCCGCCGTCGATCCGCTCGACCTGAAGGCCTCGTGCGATGAAATCCGCGGGGTGGTCAAAGAGATCGCCGCGACCGGCGCGGTTCCGATCGTGCTTGGCGGCGACCATACCATCCTGTGGCCGGACGCAGCCGCCATCGCCGATGTGTACGGACCGGGCAAGGTTGGCGTGGTTCACTTCGATTGTCACGTGGACTGCGCCGAAAGCGTCATGGGACATAACATCGCCCACGGAACGCCAATCCGCCGGCTCATCCAGGACGAACACGTTCCGGGGAAAAACTTCGTCCAGGTCGGTTTACACAGCTTCCTGGTCCCCGACGACGAACTGTTGGCCTGGATGCTCAAGAACGGCCTGCGCTCTCATCACATGGCGGAGATCGAGCGGCTGGGCTTCGATGCGGTTTTGAACCGGGCGATCGACGAAGCCCTGGACGGTCCCGAATATCTGTATGTCTCGGTTGACGTCGACGTGATGGACCCAGCCTTCGCGCCCGGCACCGGCACTCCGGAACCCGGCGGTCTGACCCCGCGCGAAATCCTCCCTGCCATCCGGCGGATCTGTCACGAGACTCCGGTGGTGGGATTTGAGGTAGTGGAGGTGGCGCCGCTGCTCGACCCGGGGATCACCACGGTCATGAACGCCCGGCGGATAATTCTCGAAGCGCTCACCGGGTTGGCGCAACGCAAGCTGGGTATCAAGGAAAAGAATTACCTCGACCCCGTCATGGCCGGCAAAACCAGATCGATGGTCCGCGGCACGAAGCCCGGAGGCGGCCGGTCAAACAAAAAATAGGGCTGAGCAAGCTTCCTGCCGGCAAGGGGCCCGGCGCCGTCGCCGCGCGGGCGGCTGGCCGTCGGCGACTGGGTGTACGGTGGCCGTCGGGTTCAACACGGCTCGGAAGCGACAAGATGCGCGCCGGCGCGGCTACCCCCGCCGCGCCCTTCAAGCTATTCGGTCCATCCCCACTTTGCTTTGTTGGCCGCGACCTCCTCGGGCGTGGGCGCGGTATTGTTCTCGTGCCGCTGGACCTTGAAATCGTCGGCCAGTTCGGTGGTCAGAGCATTGAGCGCGGTGTCGGCGCTGAAGACCTCGGGCACCGAGGGGGCGTCGAAAATCGCCTCCCACGGACATTCCGGGGCGCAGGCGCCACAATCGATGCATTGGTCGGGATTGATATAGAGCTGGTTAGGGAAACGCTCGCGATCGCTTCCGGTGTAGGTATAGATGCAATCCACCGGGCAGACTGCCACGCATGAAGTGTCGACGTGATCGATACACAATCGGGTAATTACGAATGCCATCAGCCTGATACCGCCTTTCCGATCCGGCCCGCTACCGCAAATCGCAGCAAGGGTCTGACTCAATCATAACCAAGATCGCCATGGCCAAGATCACCAGATTGCACGTGGTGGCGCAAACTGCTCAATGACCGGTCAAGAGCTGCTCAATCCAGCGGGCATAGGCCTCCATGAAACCCTTGAGAAAGAGCCGGGTGCTGTCATTGATAAGATTGCCGGCGGGGTCGAACAAGGCCGCCGCGCCGCCTACGTAGGCCTCGGGTTGCTGCATCACAGGAACGTTGAGGAAAACGCACGACTGGCGTAGATGCTGATTGGCGCCGAAACCACCCATCGCACCGGGGCTGACGCTCACGATCGCGCCCGGCTTGCCCTCCCACGCGCTCTGTCCGTAGGGCCGCGACGCCACGTCGAGCGCATTCTTGAGCACCCCTGGCACCGAGCGATTGTATTCCGGCGTCACGAACAGCACCGCGTCGGAGGCGCGCACGCGGGCGCGGAACTCCTGCCACGCCAGCGGCGGCCCAGCTTCCTCCTGGTCCTGGTTGTAGAGCGTAAGTTGGCCGATTTCCAGGATTTCCAACTGGAGCCCAGCCGGTGCTAGGGCTACCAGGGCCTTCGCGGTCATGCGATTGAAGGAGTTTTTTCGCAAGCTGCCTGCCAACACGGCTACTTGACGGTTCAACGCTCGACCCTCCGGTGCAGTGGCGCCCAAACCCATTTTCACGCCCCGCCCTTTTTATATAGCTTGGGGTTCCTTATGATTCTAACTTTTACTAGGAGCGTGCGCGGTATGAAAAAGAAGCCGCTTCAAGTAGCAGGCTTGCGCCCCCGACGAGGCAGACATGATCAATAAAATTGTCGCAAGCTTCGATCAGGCAGTCGCCGATATGCGCGACGGCGCGCTGATTCTGGTAGGCGGTTTTGGCGGTCCCGCCGACTGCGCCAACTACCTGATGGCGGCGGTAGCTCGGCGTGGGGTCAAGAACCTGACCATCGTCGGCAATCACGGCGGGCGCGGGTCGGAGTTCATGGGCCTGGTGCGCGGCCGGATGAAAGAGATCATGCATTGGCCCGAGGATTCTTATGACCCCGGCCTCCTGGTCGAGCGCGGCCAGGTTCGCAAGGGGATCCTGGCTTTTCCTGCGGCGGTTGGCCACGTCACCACTCCCTTCGAGGAGGGCGTGATGGCGGGCCGAATCGAGCTGGAGTTGGTGGGCCAGGGCACCATCGCCGAGCGTGTGCGAGCGGCCAAGGCCGGGATCGCCGCCTTCTACACCCCCACCGGGGTAGGGACGTTTGTGGCCGAGGGCAAAGAGGTGCGCGAGTTCGACGGCCGCCCCTACCTGCTTGAGCGCGCGCTAAAGGGGGATTTCTCACTAATCCGTGCCCACAAGGCCGATCGCTTCGGCAACCTGGTCTATCGCAACTCGGCGCGAACCTTCAACGCCACCATGGCCGGCGCCTCCACTGTCACGGTGGCCGAGGTCGACGAAGTGGTAGAATTGGGCCAGCTTGATCCCGAAACAATCGTCACCCCGGGAGTTTACGTCCAGCGAGTGGTGGTGCGCCCTTCAAGCCCACGCCCCTGGAACGAGCCGATGTAACAGGAGGAAATGATGGCGGGCGATCGATTGGAGCCACGCGCGCTGGCGCTGCGAGTGGTCAAGGAATTTCAAGACGGAATGCTCGTCAATCTGGGCTCTGGCATGCCCACCCTGTGCGGGATGTTTCTGCCCCCAGACAAGGAGATCTTGCTGCATGCCGAAAACGGCCTGATCGGTTACGGACCGACGGTGGAAAACGCGAGCGAGGCTGACCTGACCCTGATCAACGCGGGGGTGCAGCCAGTCAAACCGCGGCCCGGGATGGCGATCGTCGATCATGCCGAGAGCTTCGCGATCATTCGCGGCGGCCATATCGACATCTCGGTCCTGGGCGCCCACGTGGTCTCGGAATTCGGCGATCTGGCCAACAATACCACCCCAGGCAAACAGGTCGGCAGCCTGGGCGGCGGACAGGACCTGGCCTTTTGCGCCAAGAAGGTCATCGTCATGATGACGCATACCGACAAGCACGGGCGACCCAAGCTGGTAAAGCAATGCGCCTACCGACTGACCGCGCCCCGATGTGTGGATCTGGTGATCACCGACATCGCAGTTCTGGAAATCGACGAGCAAGGCCTCACTCTGGTGGAGGTCCTGCCAGGATGGACGCCAGCCGAAGTCCAAGAGCTGAGTGAACCGCACCTGCGCATCAGTCCCCACCTGCGGGAGATGGAATTGGTTTAGTTGACCGCCGCATCGAATTACACGAGGGCGTGCGCAGCGGACCAATTTGGGAGGATACTACCATGCGAGCATGGGATCGCTATCTGAGCGAGCGCGACCGCGAGCTGTTTCCGGCCGAGGGGCGCGCGGGTGGTTTCGGCCATAAGCCGGCCCTAGTGATAATCGACGTCACCTACGCCTTCACCGGCGAGGGCGAGCCGATTCGCGAGTCCATCAAGCGCTATCCACTGAGCTGCGGCGAAGAGGCCTGGAGCGCGATTCGGCACACCCAGCACCTACTCCAGGCAGCACGCGCGGCACATATTCCTATTTATTATACCATTACCGGCTATCGCGAGGACGCAGCCGACGAAGGGGCTTGGCGCCGCGGTCATCCCGAAGGTGTTCACCCGATGAGCGTCGAAGGCAGCAAGGGCACCCAAATTGTAGCCGAGCTGGCGCCGGCGCCAGGCGAATTTGTAATCGCCAAGAAAAAGCCCAGCGCCTTCTTCGGCACCCCGCTGGTCTCCTATCTGATCGATCGCCAGGTGGACACCCTGATCGTCACCGGATGCACCACCAGCGGCTGCGTGCGTAGCTCGGTGTTGGACGCCTTCTCGCTCAACTACAAGATCGTCGTGCCCGAGGAATGCTCGTTCGATCGCGGCGAGGCCTCGCACGCGATCAATCTTTACGACATGCAGCGCAAGTATGCCGACGTGATCCCCACGCAGCAGGTAATCGACTATCTGCAAGCGCGCGTCAGCCACCCCGCGACCGCGCCTCGCCCGGCCGCGGTCCTGAGGTAGTTCAGGCGCGCGCGGTCAGCGCCTCGGGATTGACCACGTTGATCGGATGACCCTGGGCGAAAGCATTGATCTGAGAGAAGATGGCGTTGAACATCGACTCCAGGTTGTCCTGCTCCACATAACCCAGATGGGGAGTGCACACCACGTTCTCCATCGCCAACAGTGGATGGCTCCCGCCCACCACCGGCTCCTCTTCGAAGACGTCCACCGCCGCCATCCCGGGACGGCCGGCGCGCAAAGCCGCCACCAACGCGCCGGGCTCGATCAGGCCGGCGCGGCTGGTATTAACCAGCAACGAGGTCGGCTTCATCCGGGCAAGATCGGCGGCGCTGACAATTCCGCGGGTTTCCGGGATCATACGCAGATGCAGGCTGACGACGTCGGCCTGGGAGAAGAACGTGGCGCGGTCGGGGGCCACGGCGAAACCATCGGCGGCCGCCTTGGTCCGTGAATTTTCGCGGCCCCAGGCCAGGACCTTCATCCCAAATTGCTTACCGTAGCCGGCCACCACCGCGCCGATCCGGCCATAGCCGTAAATCCCCAGGGTCTTGCCGCGCAGCCCAATCCCGATGCTGGCACCCTGCCACCGTCCAGCCTTAAGCGCGGCGACCTCCTGCGGGATTCGCCGCATCGCGGCGATAATCAGGCCCCAGGTCAGTTCGGCGGTCGAATAGGAGGGGGCGCCGCCCCCCATGTGGGAGCAGACCACTACACCGCGCCGGGTGCAGGCCGCCACATCGATATGGGGGTAAACGCTGGTCTGGCTTATAATCCGCAGCCGCGGCAGCCGCTCCAGTAAGGGGGCGCTTACGGGCGTGCGTTCGCGAATTAGCGCCAGCGCCTCGGTATCGGCTAGCCGGCGCGCCAGCTCATCGATGTCCTTGGTATGATCGTTGTAAATGGTCACCTGATGGCCCGCCGCGCCGGCGAAGGCACGCAGGTTCCTGACCGTATTCTGATAATCGTCGAGTACCGCAACTTTCATCTTTGCCGCTCCCTGGCGCGATGTTAGATCAAGCCATCGTTGGGGGGAATGCGTCGCCTTTTGCCTCGGGCCGGCGCCAGCCGATAATCTTATGCGGCGAGGCAGGAAATCTGATGAAGCTCTCGATCCTCGACCAGTCGCCGGTGCCGGCCGGCTTCACGCCCGGCGACGCACTGCGCAACACTATCGAGCTGGCCCGCCTGGCCGATCGGCTGGGCTACGAGCGCTACTGGATCGC
Encoded here:
- a CDS encoding agmatinase family protein — encoded protein: MAGIEGPFWKLRADLSKQPKREPGPINLQRYTGSMAYSGIATFMGLPLALTPEDLKAGKVEVAIVGAPVDTSFGHRGAQYGPRYIRADERTVPYIPAMLQNPDTRVKPFEVLTVVDYGDAAVDPLDLKASCDEIRGVVKEIAATGAVPIVLGGDHTILWPDAAAIADVYGPGKVGVVHFDCHVDCAESVMGHNIAHGTPIRRLIQDEHVPGKNFVQVGLHSFLVPDDELLAWMLKNGLRSHHMAEIERLGFDAVLNRAIDEALDGPEYLYVSVDVDVMDPAFAPGTGTPEPGGLTPREILPAIRRICHETPVVGFEVVEVAPLLDPGITTVMNARRIILEALTGLAQRKLGIKEKNYLDPVMAGKTRSMVRGTKPGGGRSNKK
- a CDS encoding ferredoxin family protein, whose product is MAFVITRLCIDHVDTSCVAVCPVDCIYTYTGSDRERFPNQLYINPDQCIDCGACAPECPWEAIFDAPSVPEVFSADTALNALTTELADDFKVQRHENNTAPTPEEVAANKAKWGWTE
- a CDS encoding NAD(P)H-dependent oxidoreductase, whose protein sequence is MNRQVAVLAGSLRKNSFNRMTAKALVALAPAGLQLEILEIGQLTLYNQDQEEAGPPLAWQEFRARVRASDAVLFVTPEYNRSVPGVLKNALDVASRPYGQSAWEGKPGAIVSVSPGAMGGFGANQHLRQSCVFLNVPVMQQPEAYVGGAAALFDPAGNLINDSTRLFLKGFMEAYARWIEQLLTGH
- a CDS encoding 3-oxoacid CoA-transferase subunit A, yielding MINKIVASFDQAVADMRDGALILVGGFGGPADCANYLMAAVARRGVKNLTIVGNHGGRGSEFMGLVRGRMKEIMHWPEDSYDPGLLVERGQVRKGILAFPAAVGHVTTPFEEGVMAGRIELELVGQGTIAERVRAAKAGIAAFYTPTGVGTFVAEGKEVREFDGRPYLLERALKGDFSLIRAHKADRFGNLVYRNSARTFNATMAGASTVTVAEVDEVVELGQLDPETIVTPGVYVQRVVVRPSSPRPWNEPM
- a CDS encoding CoA-transferase, with translation MAGDRLEPRALALRVVKEFQDGMLVNLGSGMPTLCGMFLPPDKEILLHAENGLIGYGPTVENASEADLTLINAGVQPVKPRPGMAIVDHAESFAIIRGGHIDISVLGAHVVSEFGDLANNTTPGKQVGSLGGGQDLAFCAKKVIVMMTHTDKHGRPKLVKQCAYRLTAPRCVDLVITDIAVLEIDEQGLTLVEVLPGWTPAEVQELSEPHLRISPHLREMELV
- a CDS encoding isochorismatase family protein is translated as MRAWDRYLSERDRELFPAEGRAGGFGHKPALVIIDVTYAFTGEGEPIRESIKRYPLSCGEEAWSAIRHTQHLLQAARAAHIPIYYTITGYREDAADEGAWRRGHPEGVHPMSVEGSKGTQIVAELAPAPGEFVIAKKKPSAFFGTPLVSYLIDRQVDTLIVTGCTTSGCVRSSVLDAFSLNYKIVVPEECSFDRGEASHAINLYDMQRKYADVIPTQQVIDYLQARVSHPATAPRPAAVLR
- a CDS encoding D-2-hydroxyacid dehydrogenase family protein, whose protein sequence is MKVAVLDDYQNTVRNLRAFAGAAGHQVTIYNDHTKDIDELARRLADTEALALIRERTPVSAPLLERLPRLRIISQTSVYPHIDVAACTRRGVVVCSHMGGGAPSYSTAELTWGLIIAAMRRIPQEVAALKAGRWQGASIGIGLRGKTLGIYGYGRIGAVVAGYGKQFGMKVLAWGRENSRTKAAADGFAVAPDRATFFSQADVVSLHLRMIPETRGIVSAADLARMKPTSLLVNTSRAGLIEPGALVAALRAGRPGMAAVDVFEEEPVVGGSHPLLAMENVVCTPHLGYVEQDNLESMFNAIFSQINAFAQGHPINVVNPEALTARA